From the genome of Polycladomyces zharkentensis:
ATTCTTGATAAGATTTGATGAGATCGTGGTTCATCGGAACCATACGCCACTTGCCACTTTTCCCTGCGTAACCCGCCAGTAGCGTTCATCAACAGCTGCCACATCGAGATCCCTTACTTCGCTGATCCGGAGACCGGCCTTCAGCATGAACATAAAGATGGCGAAATTTCTTGCCCGTTTCCATTCGTTCTTTTCGGATTCAATAGCACGTTGAACCTTGGCCACTTCTTTCCGATCCAGCCAGCGGGGAGCCTCGTTTAATTTGGAAACCCGCTAACTTTAACATTCCGGGCGACATCTACTGTGGCAAAACCCTGATCGACAAGACCAATACACCTTCAGTGAAGAGATTCGCTTGTTTATGGTGGTCGGATGTAGTTTGTCTTGGATCTGCATGTGTTGTCTCCAGTCCTGGATGTCAAGAGCGGTGATGTTATCAGGTTCAAAATCATCGTTCACGCTCTCCGTGTACCATTTTTCAAAGAAGCGGACGGATCGAAGGTATACATCAATAGTGGGAGTCCTTTTCCATTCTTCCTTCAGCCTGCTTTCAAACCTATCGAGGTAATTCACCCTGATCACCTCAGTTGAATCGTATTCTGTAAAGTATTTGCCTTAAAGTCCACTTGAAGGTATAAGATGGTGATAAAAGCCGGCATTCTGACGATCACGATACGCCATACTTCATGATCCAACCTGACGGGTCATTGGGCTCCAAGATTTGATCAGGAGGTGAAAGAAGAGGTAATGAGA
Proteins encoded in this window:
- a CDS encoding phage integrase N-terminal SAM-like domain-containing protein, producing the protein MIRVNYLDRFESRLKEEWKRTPTIDVYLRSVRFFEKWYTESVNDDFEPDNITALDIQDWRQHMQIQDKLHPTTINKRISSLKVYWSCRSGFCHSRCRPEC